From Carassius gibelio isolate Cgi1373 ecotype wild population from Czech Republic chromosome B23, carGib1.2-hapl.c, whole genome shotgun sequence, the proteins below share one genomic window:
- the LOC128011117 gene encoding mitogen-activated protein kinase 12-like, whose amino-acid sequence MASPLKAGFHRLDVQKTTWDVPDRYSSLKPVGSGAYGTVCSATDQKTKEKVAIKKLYRPFQSLIHAKRAYRELRLLRHIQHDNVICLLNVFTPDSTLEKFDTFYLVMPFVAQDLGHIMKRKQLTSKVITYLFYQILRGLKYIHSAGIIHRDLKPGNLAVDENCELKILDFGLARHAETEMTGYVVTRWYRAPEVIFNWMHYTQTVDVWSAGCILAEMITGEVLFPGSDSIDQLKKILNLTGTPSSTLIQKMQSKDAQSYVRSLPVQKKKAFKEVFSVMDPNAIDLLEGMLVLDPEARLTAKNALSHPYLSEFHDPENEPVSPAYDDSFESLDLAVSEWKSLIHMEIMTFDPDNPRVTAT is encoded by the exons ATGGCTTCACCTCTGAAAGCGGGATTCCACAGACTGGACGTCCAGAAAACTACATGGGACGTTCCTGACCGCTACAGCTCCCTCAAGCCCGTTGGCTCGGGAGCCTATGGGACAGTGTG TTCTGCAACTGACCAGAAGACAAAGGAAAAGGTGGCCATTAAAAAACTATACAGACCATTCCAGTCTCTGATCCATGCTAAACGAGCCTACAGAGAACTGCGGCTGCTCCGTCACATCCAGCACGACAAT GTTATCTGCCTCCTCAATGTCTTCACCCCTGATTCCACACTGGAGAAATTTGATACTTT CTATTTGGTGATGCCATTTGTTGCTCAGGATCTTGGACACATAATGAAGAGGAAACAGTTAACCAGCAAAGTCATCACATACCTGTTCTATCAGATACTGCGAGGACTCAAG TACATCCATTCTGCTGGGATCATACATCGG GATCTTAAGCCTGGTAACCTTGCAGTGGACGAAAACTGCGAATTAAAG ATCCTGGACTTTGGGTTGGCGAGGCACGCTGAAACGGAGATGACGGGTTATGTGGTGACTCGCTGGTACAGAGCCCCTGAAGTCATTTTCAACTGGATGCATTATACTCAAACAG TTGATGTTTGGTCTGCTGGCTGCATCCTGGCCGAGATGATAACAGGAGAGGTGCTTTTCCCAGGAAGTGACA GTATTGACCAGCTGAAGAAGATCCTCAACTTGACAGGCACACCAAGCTCAACGCTTATTCAGAAAATGCAAAGCAAAGAT GCTCAATCATATGTCCGCTCACTTCCTGTACAAAAGAAAAAGGCCTTCAAAGAGGTATTTTCGGTTATGGATCCTAATG CCATCGACCTGCTGGAAGGCATGCTGGTTTTAGACCCGGAGGCCAGACTTACGGCGAAAAATGCTCTTTCACATCCATATCTTTCTGAGTTCCATGACCCTGAAAACGAGCCTGTGTCTCCTGCATATGATGATTCCTTCGAGAGTCTGGATCTGGCCGTCAGCGAATGGAAGA GTCTTATCCACATGGAGATCATGACATTTGACCCAGACAACCCTAGAGTGACTGCAACATAG